The DNA window CAGTTTAGTACACGTATACTGTGATGCATTGAGTTTCAGACTTAACCATAATAATttgggattttttaaaatgttgatcATCTCCTCTTCAAAACGGTTGCGACATGTTACTGAATGTGTATTTTCTGTGTTGTGATTATCAATAGATTTACCACgctgaaaaacaaaaggatCTGTGCTAACCCCAACAGAGTGTGGACAAAGACCAGCATGGCCTACATAGACGGAAACAACGGGCAATGCCAAAACTCTACCTTCCAAACACGCCGTGGCTGACACAATGAGACAGAACTATTGGAACTAAAATTAAAAGGCCATAGCTCCCAACTTGTCTTCGAATGCTCCACAGTCTTTtgaatgttttcatattttaagtCCTTAGTTAAGTAAAATgatatatcttttatatttgcCTTTTTTCTGTATAATTTTCAATGATATGTTTGTTTGATGACTGtaattgtgtaaataatcacaGTACAATGATTCTGAGAGACATTATCTAATAAAAATGGTCACAATGTAACGGCTACGTTTTGGTTATTGTGAGTTGCAGAATAGATTACGGTCTAAGTGTGTGTATGGAGAAAAGCTACAATCTCCGCATCTAAAGGTCTCTTCTTCTCATCTCTTTATCTCATCTCTCATTGCGATTTGTTTCcaaaaaaaagaccacaaaacacaaagattcgcCATGGTAACATAGTTGAGTCTATGGGCAGTGTTTGTAGACTGAAAGACGGTAGAGATTCTTGAGTCAGAGAATCCAAAGAGGAGTATTCACTAAAAGATATTCAGAGCCGTTAATAAAGTAAAAGTTGGATTACCAGACAGTAAGAGTACTTCTAACATTCCTGCTTATAATCATTAtattactttagtaaaagtattTAGGTATTATCAGCAATACATATAAAGTATCGAAAGTAAAAGTTCCCATTGCAGAATaatgtccctgtgtgtgttacACACTTCAGTCATTTATAGTACGTTGATGATGATGCATTAAAATGAGCATGTTACTGTTATCGAGGTGGAGCTAATCTCaactattttatatactgttgggaagtttaatctataacattGCATCATATAAAtccatgttttgtttgtaaaatcttaatttataaagtaactaaagctgtcaaatattgaaatatttttcCTCTGAAATAAATAGAGTATAAAGTGCtgctgaggctcctgacggtgtattaaatgaataaagtgtaaaatagccaatatgtcttgtttgttccttgttactgatagagagttcaatcatccaatccaccgaacaactcaaaacaagagtcaataccaacaggaatACTCTGTTTACCATTGGGCACTACCaaataatcagctgtgctgctcatcctacaaatgcatgatccttacaagttggacatcattgtgaaggtaaataaacaggctttccaacgatgtaaaatacaatgccaatcagcattgtaacaacagagaaataatccaccaaacacaaattttcaaacttttttttccaagtttatGTTGTTTCAGGGATTTTCATGACTTAGCTGTGTTAGTGTGTTTAGTAATTACTGTATATCCCACACGAGCCTGCATTAAGATAACTCTTATCTAACTGTTACTGTATCTCTCAAATAGAACAAACAGCCACGAATAAGCGACTGTGGACACTCCAACTCAAAGCTTCCAACAGAAGTGTCTCTGCTGCGATGCTTTTCCTAATGTGGGTTTCAGTGGAAATGAACAACATGGTTTGGTGTATcgtgtgcatgtatgtgcatctgtgtttgtgtgtataacCTGCAAATGTAGACCAGCATAGAGGAATATGTTCTCTCCCCCTGCATGCACTGTGGTTGCAGAAATGAGCACACAGCATCATGACCGAAAAACCCACTCACAGTAGAAAGTTTCCGGTACACTTTTACATATGGTATATGGGAATGTCCAGAAGTTTTTAGATGTTGGACCTGTGTCTCTTCATGTGAGAGATTATGGACCATGCTCTCTCCATTGGTTTTATTGTTGAGTGACGATTATTTATTAATCTGCCTAACAGCAGCCACAGAAATGATCACCCTAGATTGGCAGGCCAATCTGAAAGTGACACTTCAACAATGACGTGTATGGCTGGCTGACCTAACAGCAGCCACAGAAATGATCGCCCTAGATTGGCAGGCCTGACGTTCTTTGCAGAGGCAACAGTGGTTACTTCCTTTTCTGAATATTCTTGACAGTCTGTTGCAAGGACACATggtgcaaaacaaaataatgtaaatgttttagtTAATGCTGTTGAAAGTATAAAGGTgctactgtaaataatacataaactCTCGCAGGGAGGTGTCATGGGTCACTGCCTCGATGGAGTTAGCCTTTCATGGTACCACTTTTGCACTGATTGGCTGTGATGAGGTTGTCCAATTTGGATCTGTACCACATTTTATGGTATGGTGTTTGCGcaattttaatttatgtttttgttcacTACCATTACCGTATAGTAGTTTGGTATACATGTAGCCTACGTACCATGATACCTCTTTATATAGGAGGTATCATGGTACGGAGTATAGGAGAAGGGTCGGGGTACTCCTGTGAGTGGGGGGGATATGTTGGTCTGTTATATATGTCCCTTGAAGTTTGTTTCtttctgcatttctttttttatatataaactaGGTCTGTCaatcatttcaaatatttaattgtgattaattgcaaatgaatcacacattttttatctgctcaaaatttgaacagggagatttgtcaagtatttaatactcttatcaacataggagagggcaaatatgcttgctttatgcatacatttattattggaaatcaattaccaacacagaacaatgacaaatattgtccagaaaccctcacaggtactgcatttagcataaaaaatatgctcaaatcataacatagcaaactcaagcccaacaggtaacaacagctgtcagtgtgtcagtgtgctgacttgactatgacttgcccccaaactgcatgtgattatcataaagtgggcatgtctgtaaaggggagactcgtgggtacccatagaccccattttcattcacatatcttgaggtcagaggtcaagggaaccctttgaaaatggctatgacaggttttcttcgccaaaatttagcgcaagtttggagcatcatttatcctccttcccaacaagctagtatgacatggttggtaccaatggattccttaggtttttctagtttcatatgataccaggattgtctagttttaaaacagagcccgctacaacctcagaaagatgaattgctttaatgcgttaaagaaattagtggcgttaaaacaaatttgcgttaatgcattatcatcacattaactctgacagccctgaTATAGACAATAACCTTTGCTCACAAAACAATGTTCTCTCCTTCTGCATGCACTGCAGTTGCAGAAATGAGCATGCCAGCGTCAGCAGCACAAATAAACTCTCACCTCAAAAACCTAACAGTAGAAACTAAGCTTCTGTGTTACAGCAGAAAGTGAGACTGTAGTAATGAACCCTGCCCTTGGCAGTAACATTAAAGactttctctttgtgtgtgtcttgttttccAGGTTCTATTGAGTCCAACAGGTTAGCAGTAGACCTTATTTGTACTAAACCTAAGAAAGATTCTGAACAGTTTATACTCATCAACTATAACAAGTCAAAAGCTATCTGGAAAACTGGTCTGTGTAGAAAAGTGCCTATAAATGTACTTTGatccctttaaaatgtaatgaagCAGATAAGGTTTCGCAACATCCTCATTTTCACTGACCATGATGATCAAGATCAAGTGTTTGATATCCTGGAAACACAGGTACAGGTACTTTCCAcataataatttgaattgtAAATACTATAATAGTACATGCAGAGACCACAACCTCCGGCAGTGGAACATGTATTGACACCCTCAGACCACCAGTAATGGGTGGAGAGGCGACGGCCCTACCGGTGAGCCGCTGCGGGAGGAAACATTTACTCTACTTTCCTGCCGTGTGCATATCTGTGGGTGCAGCACTTTCAAGATGCGTAAATGAAGGTGTCGACTGTGTCGGTGGGCTTAAAAAGGGTTGCAGAGCAGATGCACACATCACATCTGTTTCAGCCAGAGATACACAATGACAAGTCTCGCCTTTGTCTCGCTCCTCCTTGTAGCCATCGTGGTGTCCACAGCCTCGGCTAAAGGTAAGAACTATATGgagtttttttatgtgtgtgcatttatgtaatatgatatgatgtattatttcaTGATTATGGAAAATGTGATGATGCTAATAATGGactcttgtgtttttattcaaagGTGGGATAGCCAGTTGTTGTCGAAAACTCTCAAAAACTCAAATCCACCGAGACCTGCTGAAGTCATACTACAAACAAGATACACAGTCGTGCCCTATATACGCAGTGGTGTAAGTCATCCAATCTGTTCAACGTTAGATTTATGTGCAAAGTTTCTCATAATATGTCATTTGATCTTTTGAACAGTTTAGTACATGTATACTGTGATGCATTGAGTTTCAGacttacagatttttttaaattttgatcATAACCTCTTCAAAATGGTTGCAACATGTTATTGAATGTGTATTTTCTGTGTTGTGATTTTCAATAGATTTACCACGGTGAGAGGCATCAGGATTTGTGGTGACCCCGACAGAGTATGGACAAAGACCAGCATGGCCTACCTAGACGGAAAGGACTGGCAACGCCAACACTCTACCTTCCCAACACGCCGTCGCTGACACAATAAGACAGAACTATTGGAACCAGCTATTAGGCCATAGCTCCCATTTCTCTACTACTGTTCCACAGACTTTtgaatgttttcatattttctgcGGTCCTTACCTCATTTTAGTTAAATGAAattatatcttttatatttgcctttttttatgtataatttacaatgatatgtTTGTTCGATATGTTTGTTCCAGCATGATCTACAGCACTATTGAAACTCAAATTAAAAGGCCATAGCTTCCAATTTGTCTTCGACTGTTCCACAGTCTTTtgaatgttttcatattttaagtCCTTAGTTAAGTAAAATgatatatcttttatatttgccttttttatgtatcatttacaatgatatgtTTGTTCGATGACTGTAATTATGTAAATAATCATTGTGCAATGATTCTGAGAAACATTACCTAATAAAAGTTGCCAATGTAACAGCTACGTTTTGGTGATTGTGAGTTGCAGAATAGATTACTATCTAAGTGTGTGTATGGAGAAAAGCTACAATCTCCACATCAAAAGGCCTCTTCTTCTCATCTCTTTATCTCATCTCTCATTGCGATTTgtttccacaaaaaaaagaccacaaaaCACAGAGAGTCGCCATGGTAACATAGTTGAGTCTATGGGCAGTGTTTGTAAACTGAAAGACGGTAGAGATTCTTGAGTCAGAGAATCCAAAGAGGAGTATTCACTAAAAGATATTCAGAGCCGTTAATAAAGTAAAAGTTGTATTACCAGACAGTAAGAGTACTTCTAACATTCCTGCTTATAATCATTATATTACTTATTATATTCATTACTAATTatatgtacttaaagtatcaaagtaaaagtacccaATGCAAAATAATGGCCCTTGTGCGTGTTACACACTTCAATCATCTTCCATCATTAGTACATTCATGATTATGCATAAAAATTAGCATGTTACTGTTATCGAGGCGGAGCTAATCTTaactattttatatactattttatataacattgcatcatattctataaatacatgttttctttgtaaaattgtaattttaaagTAACTAGTATACTACAGCTGAAATATAGCaaagtataaagtggcataaaatggaaaatactcAATTATGCAAGTACTTTATGTGTGCACTCAAGTACAGTATTTGAAAACATTTATGTCACTATGCTATGTAAATATTACATTCCACTACCGCTCAGAGCAATAATGTTTTAGGGGTCAGGATTTTTACTTATTAAGATAGTTACATATTAACAAGAGAAGAATACAgtgctgtttatttgttttgttgtagtCTGTTATATGTCTGatcattaaaaacagaaacctgtgtgaaatactGTAATACCATAACATAGTTCTTAGATATGACCTTTtgattatatacaatatatgaaGCATTTCCTTTATGAAGCCTTTAATGTTGAATTTCTTTAGAGAGTTTTTTTAATTGAACTCAATGGTCCTGTAGGGATGGGTTATGTAAATGACCAGACACGGAAATaacttattcattcattcaatctaTGGTAATgcttatgtgtgtttatgttgcatTACAAGATGTGATATTTTGTCAACCCCAGTACATAAAGGTAAATATATGGTAAATTATGTtggatgtatacagtatatatatatatatatatatattttataaaaaatatttggagattctaaaacatatttgaaaagACATTATACATTCAGTCTTTTTCAGTCACAACAGTCTTTCATCAGCTGTATGGTCAAATCTTTGGCACTCAATGGTCTCAGAGCTGTTCTCTAACCACACATGACCTTTTAATGGCATTCTCACAAAACATACTTACTGTAAAGCCCAACcccaactttttttaatcaaaagcCTACTTTAAGCGCGTTCTTGAGACCATGGGTGAGTCATTCACAGCGTACTCAGATTAATCACTATCAGCCATTCTGGTGGTCGCTGTGTTCCACCTCCTCTCACTGTAATGGTGTGACATGGTGGGCTTCGGGTTGACCTGGTGGAAGCTTTAGGGGCTTTCAGTTAACTTGTTTCCATCGTGTGGTGGCGCTAACacgatgaaaaaaaagtatcaaACCAACTGTTGCTTATGCCGTGTGGGCAGAAAGAGAAAGTACAGCTCAGTCTCAATGTGCTGCTGGAGGTTAGAGAGTGGAGATTGTTTGAGGTCAATGCAACGCTTGCTTGAACCACAGTGCAATGGGTTTTCCCCACCCCTCGCCTAAATTAGTGGCCCACCATCGTTGCCACGTGTATGACTGAGCTGTTGAGTGCATAAGCGCAATGGCCACTTTCCTGTGACAAAATTAAAGTGTGAATACAAGTGTGAATACTGTACGTTTGACATAAGTCTAACACAACGGGTGTCAAGGTGTTCGTGATAGTGCCATTACTGTGTCATTCAATTATACAGCACTGTATACAGTTGTATGTTCATCAGGCAAAGCTCTGTCTTGTATCTTGTGATGATGTAAACGGAAGCATGTAACTAGCAGTGTTTGCAAAGGATTGTGGGTCTTCCTCAGACCCAGAGCTGTTTCTGCCGTCTTCAAGTACTTCACATGGCTGCAGTCACTCACAACAGCTATTATTATTCATACCTACACAACAGTTGTGGGATGAAAATAgtcatatatactgtgtgtgtgtgtgtgtgtgtgtgtgtgtagaagtggTAGGAAGATGACAATGAATATCTTCCTAAGCCCCCTGTGAGTAATGTTCAGTCTGATGATATGTGGAGCTAAACAAAGCGGAGTGAGACTGCACTCCTCCTGATGGGTTAACCACAAAACACCTCTCCACTGCACACATGTGTAcaatacacacccacacacacacacacacacacacacgcgcgctcAAAAGTCATGCCACGAAACAAAAGTCGCACATTGTATGAACAATGCAGTCCCTTCTAGTGACTTTAAGACACAAATGAATTGCTGCATATGTCTGTGTTCTGAGTAAACTGACTCCATAAATGGCTCTTCCTAGTATGTTGTGTAAGGCTTGGCCTGGTGGCCAGAATGCGCTCATAATGCATCACAGCGTTTTCTCAGATCAACTTTAATGCTCTACCATCTTCCTTTGAATTAAATTAGATAATTTAAAAACTCTTTTGACTGCCATTTCCCCCATTATCTACTGATTTTATTAGTTGTATGAAATGATAATGCAGAGATGTTTGCTCATTCGAAGTTTCAATTTTGCAGGCCACTAATCTCCATTAatctttaaacctgcattcatttttattttattttttgcaacatGGCGGCAGCACAATGAGCTGTAAATACTACATTGACATGTTGGGTTGACAACAGTTTAGCAAAGAGTTTATTATTTAAACATCTAGCAGACATGTAGCAAccttagcattcatttggagtcgtgtttttgGCCACCTattgaatgtaagtccaatattcattcTTGTTTTGGCTCTGTTTAGGcgtgtttccactgcatggtacaGCTCTGCTCGACtcgactcgactcacttttAGTACCAGGTCCTTTTCTCTATGCCGTGTTTCCATTGCAGATAGGAAGTCTTGGCGGGAATCTCAGCTGATCGCCATAGCAAGGGAGCGTGAAAGTGCTGTGACATCATTTTCAATGGGACACTCGCTGAATCATTTCAACAGCAACCAAACAGTTCGTCAATTGTGCGGCATAGTTTTGCGAGCTGCCATCTTTTAAAAATCTAAGTTGAGTGAATTAAAAATTGCTGTCGCTATTGACGTTAGTTTGGCTCTTTCAAAACGTctggtttgtgcaggatgtcctgTGTTGTGCTAGTGATGATTCTCTCTCACCAATGAgcggtctgcagtgttttaactccacctcttCAAGTATCGGCTCAGCTTGGAAACTCAACCGAGGTGGTACCAACAATGGAGTGGTACCAAgaacttttgctaatggaaacgTAAAAATAACCGTTCTAATATgtaacaaactgaactgaactggactgctTGGTGGAAACTCTGTTTTTGAGTCTCTCTactaactcctgagggaaatatctgtctctttagttGTTAAATGCTcctctatgttcaccagctggtggCCAACTTTAAGCGtacagtgttgtgtttttatcagctcagcttttgctgaaaacagggtagatgagagcggtgagagtgaaccaaaacattaaagttgtgtactgtaaaaaagaaaacattgagctaaaagatgctaaaatgaggggaactgcagagtcgggtGATGATCTGCGGATTCATCACTACAAGAGACAACCTCCACATTACACATAGTAACTTCCTTGTTAATATAAACATTTTGCAGAGAGCAGCTTTAAGCTTTTCTAATAAGTCAGCATATCCTTGTATGTTTTCACCCACTGCTGTATGTATATGGTTGATAGTTCCGTCATACATGTTCAGTGTTACAGTGTCACATTGTGTTTAATTTTCTTAGAAGAGGAAGCAGCCTTGCTAATACTCTTCTGCTGAATTAGGCGACCACATACACTCATACAGCTATATGCACGAGAGAGCGCTCAGGATGTGGCGGTTGTGGTGGCATTGCAGCCCCACAGTTTCAAATACACTCCTTAGAAAAGACaataatatacacacatactactactacatcaATATTAGACACCAGGCAGAAATATACAAGCCTTTACTACTTTGCATCTTTagaggtgctaaattcaatatccagagcattaatatagcatgaAACAACTATGTGTACTAATAACTAGTAAGTACTAGTTATCAGTAGTACTAATAACTatctgctatgtaaagatatagaggagtaatgtctacctgagcagagaatgaagtcgcccTCCCAccttgtgtgttgtaatctgagcttctccttgctttgtcgACATCGCCGTCCCGACCTTACGACGTCATcatggaagcgtagcacccaccctccggttcgcTCTCAGGTCACCACTGTGAACTCTGGCAGCATATTCACCTTTGATTGGgccgccgccatgttgagagctgttgagaggcaatagaaatgctcacagtcccgtatttagcaccttcacatattttttttttcttttggctgaaaaaagagagagaaaaaaagcaaaacaatgtgAATGTGTTATCTTCactgcatgtaaacagcttGTGTTTAGCAAATGGCTGATGAAAAAATGATGTTGATGGTtattaaaatatgatgtattaaTACTGTGCATCTTAAATTATTAGCAGAGCTTCAGTCTTGACTGTG is part of the Sebastes umbrosus isolate fSebUmb1 chromosome 12, fSebUmb1.pri, whole genome shotgun sequence genome and encodes:
- the LOC119499437 gene encoding C-C motif chemokine 2-like produces the protein MTSLAFVSLLLVAIVVSTASAKGGIASCCRKLSKTQIHRDLLKSYYKQDTQSCPIYAVVFTTVRGIRICGDPDRVWTKTSMAYLDGKDWQRQHSTFPTRRR